A window of Puntigrus tetrazona isolate hp1 chromosome 11, ASM1883169v1, whole genome shotgun sequence contains these coding sequences:
- the fam83d gene encoding protein FAM83D, with translation MALSQCLEDSPGWRTPRTGQDLNLKELYNERHRLALEELVAGGVEAFTGFLQKERIPNFLSGEEIRRISRAAVVPGSLSLNGDDSHLDHSGTLDCSSVTYFPDISDIEPPVLEMGWPAFTAGSFRGVTRAVAYFQPSYGECIYSCKEAARRMIKNAKEVIAIVTDSLTDLDIFQDLQEACTRRRVPVYILLDQSSVPSFLQMCKNLRVQLDELLQMKVRSITGSTYYMRSGARITGKVHERFMLIDGNRVATGSYRFNWTDGKLNSSNLIELSGQITEKFDEEFRILYAQSLPLPANTRAPSSARSSTLYDHLVLKPPGTPPSYLARTTKAQPECLTSTPARLHTLEIRQMNKDTEDRDRKSNPVSDTSTLGEDWIEQELREEALASDDPPLLPTTNVTTQTQTVDGTISSPAPSFDISTQTACQTADVSVQTCADNGALKSKTSSSSNKINPKTSSACNLQEVDCHPPVCLAPQELNLRECFLKITKERQHHYSSIRSKLDHMVTLLSHRRELVDLTNLTLGPGLHRGHKGQQEGRQAHGAIDNVIMGTWPRSRCLQ, from the exons ATGGCGCTTTCCCAGTGTCTTGAAGATTCGCCGGGCTGGCGTACGCCGAGGACAGGCCAAGACCTGAACTTGAAAGAGCTTTACAACGAGAGACACCGACTCGCTCTGGAGGAGCTGGTCGCCGGCGGAGTCGAAGCCTTCACGGGGTTCCTGCAGAAAGAGCGGATCCCTAACTTTCTCTCGGGCGAAGAGATCAGGCGCATCTCCCGCGCTGCTGTAGTGCCCGGATCGCTCTCTTTGAACGGGGACGATTCTCATTTGGACCACTCTGGCACACTGGACTGCTCATCTGTCACTTACTTTCCCGACATCTCAGATATTGAGCCTCCGGTTTTAGAGATGGGCTGGCCTGCGTTCACCGCGGGCTCTTTCCGTGGAGTAACACGCGCCGTCGCCTACTTCCAGCCGAGTTATGGAGAGTGCATTTATAGTTGCAAAGAAGCGGCCAGGAGGATGATAAAAAATGCGAAAGAG GTGATTGCTATTGTGACAGACTCCTTGACAGACCTGGACATCTTCCAAGACCTTCAGGAAGCTTGCACGCGCCGCAGAGTTCCTGTGTATATTCTTTTAGACCAGTCTTCTGTTCCTTCGTTCTTACAGATGTGTAAAAACCTTCGTGTACAGCTGGATGAACTGCTG cAAATGAAGGTACGAAGCATAACAGGTTCTACCTACTACATGAGATCAGGAGCTCGGATCACTGGAAAGGTTCATGAGCGTTTCATGCTGATTGATGGAAACAGAGTGGCCACAGGTTCATATAG GTTTAACTGGACAGATGGCAAACTAAACAGCAGCAACCTTATCGAATTATCTGGCCAGATAACCGAGAAATTTGACGAAGAGTTCCGCATCCTCTATGCCCAGTCCCTGCCACTGCCAGCGAATACAAGAGCTCCCTCTAGTGCCAGAAGCAGCACTTTATATGACCATCTTGTCCTCAAACCACCTGGAACGCCTCCCTCCTACTTGGCACGAACAACAAAGGCTCAACCAGAATGTCTGACGAGCACTCCAGCCAGACTTCATACCCTAGAGATCCGACAGATGAATAAAGACACTGAAGATCGAGACAGAAAGAGTAACCCAGTTTCTGATACTTCCACTCTAGGTGAGGACTGGATCGAACAAGAGCTCAGAGAGGAAGCTCTCGCCTCGGATGACCCCCCTCTCTTGCCAACAACGAATGTTACTACTCAGACTCAGACAGTCGATGGGACGATCTCTTCGCCTGCACCTTCCTTTGACATTTCAACACAAACCGCCTGCCAAACAGCAGACGTGAGCGTGCAAACATGTGCTGACAACGGCGCGCTTAAATCGAAAACCTCGTCCAGCAGCAACAAGATCAACCCCAAAACTTCATCCGCTTGCAATCTACAAGAGGTGGACTGTCACCCACCTGTCTGTCTTGCCCCGCAAGAGCTCAACCTGAGGGAGTGCTTCCTCAAGATCACCAAAGAGAGACAGCACCACTACAGCTCCATTCGCTCCAAACTCGACCACATGGTGACACTGCTTTCTCACAGGAGGGAACTAGTGGACCTCACTAACCTGACGCTGGGGCCCGGCCTGCACAGAGGTCACAAGGGTCAGCAGGAGGGCAGGCAGGCTCACGGTGCAATCGACAACGTGATTATGGGGACTTGGCCCAGGTCGAGATGTCTGCAGTAA